The DNA window AGTGACCAAATTAGAGGATCTTTGGAATTGAATTAAAATGTGATTAAAGAGATTAAAATGAGATTAGAAAATTGTTAAGCGAGAGTTAATATTGATAGGAAGAAGAATTACGAAGTCCCAGAAGGTTTTGTTTCAGGTCGCAATTCCACAATTCTAAATGATGTTCGAAGACCTTTAAATAGGTGATCGATCGAATAAGTTAAACTGTCTTCTCTTCAGGTTGTGTACTATAGAAATTAGGGAAACGGAGCTGAACGGTCGTCCCCTGGTTTTCATTGGAACTAACAATAAGCTCCCCATGGTGCATTCTTACAATATTCCGGGCTAGCGGCAAGCCAATACCATACCCTTCATAGTTTTTGGTATTAGAAGCCCTGAAGAACGGATCATAGATCTTATTCATTTCTTCTTTTGGAATTCCGATTCCATTATCTTTTACGATAATATAAACATCGGTATCAGTAGCACCTAATGAAACTTTTACCTGTTGGAAATTAGAATATTTACACCCGTTATTAATAATGTTAGCTACGGCGAGATGGAGCAACTGTTCATTCCCCTGAACTTTTAATTTTTTGGGATTTTCAGGCAGCATACTGATGTCTAAATAGATGTTATTTCGGGTGTCAATTTTTCTTAGTGTTTCAATAACATCCCAAAGCAACTGATCGATCCTAACCTTATCCATTTTCTGAATTTTCCCATCAAAACCTGTTTGAGCAATCATCAGAAGTGCTTTTATCTTTTTATCGAGTTTCTCTGCTTCATCGAGAATGATCTCCAGTGTTTCTTTATATTCATCAGCCGTTCTGTTGATTGAAAGAGCCACATCAGCTTCACCCATAATAGAGGTAAGCGGAGTTCTCAATTCATGAGAAACATTTCCAATCAGATGGTTCTGGGTTTCAAATGAGGTCTCAATACGATTAAGCATGTCATTAAATGTATCTACCAGCTCATTGAGTTCTTTATTGTCAGGATGAGATTCCAGTCTCAGGTGAAGGTTTTCAGAACTGATCTGTTTTACTTTACCTGTGATCTTTAATATGGGTTTAAACAACGTTTTAGATAAATAAAAGGAAAAGATCATGCTGAAGAACAGTGAAAGAACAATACACGTAACCAATGTTCTTTTGAGGAATCCCAAGTAATAAATGAGATAATGATTTTTGGCAGAAGCGATCGCGATATATTCTTTATCATGAAATTTAAATGACTGGCCGATATAATAAAACTCTTTATCATTGTAATTATCTTCCCCTTTTCTCATGATATTCTTAAAAAAAGTATCGGGAATATGAACCTCCTGAGATATTTTTTTGAAATTTGAATCCGTTGGAACCATAAATACATAATCCTTTTCCATTGGAAGTTCTTCATCATTCAGACTATTCAGAACGTAATTTTCCGGAAGATCCAGGTGTTGTTTCCCTTTTTCAATTTGTACAATGGTCGTGGTTCGGATTTTGAGCAGTTCATAAAACCTCTGATGAGAAAAATTGACGATCGAGAAATACACCAATCCACCAAACAGCAATATAATCGTGGTGAAAACCACCATTAAAAGCACCATTGTTTTGGTTTGATTGGTAATTACTTTATTAAACATCAATTAAGGTTTTTTTAAAACATATCCCATTCCAATTACAGTATGTATCAGTTTCTGATCATCCTGGCTATCCAGTTTTTTCCTCAGATAGTTTACATATACATCCACAACATTGGTTCCGAGCTCATAATTTACTCCCCAGACAGCATCCAGAATTTCGGCTCTGGAGATTACTTTTTCAGGATTATTAAGGAAGTACATTAATAACTTATATTCTGTAGAAGTAAGAGAAACCTCATCTCCGGCCCGGGTAACTTTTTTAGTGTAATCGTTCACCATCAGATCTGAAAACCTATAAACATATTCACTGTCAGCTTCAGATTCTAAAGACTCCTGTGTTGTTGTATTGCCGATACTTCTCCTCAATAAGGATTTTATGCGGGCAACCAGTTCAATAAATTTAAAAGGTTTTACAAGATAGTC is part of the Chryseobacterium paludis genome and encodes:
- a CDS encoding response regulator transcription factor, with amino-acid sequence MKKIILIEDETSVVSFIKKGLQEKGYEISVAFDGRTGVQLVEANDFDLVILDIMLPEMNGLDVCKEIRKTNQHVPILFLTALGTSENIVLGLESGGDDYLVKPFKFIELVARIKSLLRRSIGNTTTQESLESEADSEYVYRFSDLMVNDYTKKVTRAGDEVSLTSTEYKLLMYFLNNPEKVISRAEILDAVWGVNYELGTNVVDVYVNYLRKKLDSQDDQKLIHTVIGMGYVLKKP
- a CDS encoding sensor histidine kinase: MFNKVITNQTKTMVLLMVVFTTIILLFGGLVYFSIVNFSHQRFYELLKIRTTTIVQIEKGKQHLDLPENYVLNSLNDEELPMEKDYVFMVPTDSNFKKISQEVHIPDTFFKNIMRKGEDNYNDKEFYYIGQSFKFHDKEYIAIASAKNHYLIYYLGFLKRTLVTCIVLSLFFSMIFSFYLSKTLFKPILKITGKVKQISSENLHLRLESHPDNKELNELVDTFNDMLNRIETSFETQNHLIGNVSHELRTPLTSIMGEADVALSINRTADEYKETLEIILDEAEKLDKKIKALLMIAQTGFDGKIQKMDKVRIDQLLWDVIETLRKIDTRNNIYLDISMLPENPKKLKVQGNEQLLHLAVANIINNGCKYSNFQQVKVSLGATDTDVYIIVKDNGIGIPKEEMNKIYDPFFRASNTKNYEGYGIGLPLARNIVRMHHGELIVSSNENQGTTVQLRFPNFYSTQPEEKTV